Proteins encoded within one genomic window of Mesorhizobium sp. AR10:
- the aroC gene encoding chorismate synthase, producing MSHNTFGHLFRVTTWGESHGAALGCVVDGCPPGIRFTREEIQADLDKRRPGQSRFVTQRREPDEVKILSGFILDEDGETMITTGTPVSMQIENVDQRSKDYGEIARQYRPGHADYTYEAKYGLRDYRGGGRSSARETAARVAAGALARKVVPGMVVRGALVSMGVKQIDRANWNWNFIGDAENPFFTPDPASVAVFTKYLDGIRKAGSSVGAVIEIVADGVPAGLGAPIYAKLDQDIASGLMSINAVKGVEIGNGFEAARITGEENADEMRMGNDGKPVFLSNNAGGILGGISTGQAIVARFAVKPTSSILTPRRSIDKDGNDVEIMTKGRHDPCVGIRAVPIGEAMVACAIADHYLRHRGQTGKGVGQ from the coding sequence ATGTCTCACAACACGTTCGGCCATCTTTTCCGTGTCACCACCTGGGGCGAAAGCCATGGCGCCGCGCTCGGCTGCGTCGTCGACGGCTGTCCGCCCGGCATCCGCTTCACGCGCGAAGAAATCCAGGCCGATCTCGACAAGCGGCGCCCGGGCCAGTCACGTTTCGTCACCCAGCGTCGCGAGCCCGACGAGGTCAAGATCCTGTCCGGCTTCATCCTCGACGAGGATGGCGAGACCATGATCACCACCGGCACGCCGGTGTCGATGCAAATCGAGAATGTCGACCAGCGCTCCAAGGACTATGGCGAGATCGCCCGCCAGTACCGGCCGGGCCATGCCGACTATACCTACGAAGCCAAATACGGCCTGCGTGACTATCGCGGCGGCGGCCGTTCTTCGGCCCGCGAAACGGCGGCGCGGGTTGCGGCGGGCGCGCTCGCTCGCAAGGTCGTGCCGGGCATGGTGGTGCGTGGCGCGCTGGTATCGATGGGGGTGAAACAAATAGATCGCGCCAACTGGAACTGGAATTTCATCGGCGATGCCGAAAACCCGTTCTTCACCCCCGATCCAGCCTCGGTCGCCGTGTTCACCAAGTATCTCGACGGCATCCGCAAGGCGGGCTCCTCGGTCGGCGCGGTCATCGAGATCGTCGCTGACGGCGTTCCAGCCGGCCTCGGCGCGCCGATCTATGCCAAGCTCGACCAGGACATCGCTTCCGGCCTGATGTCGATCAACGCCGTCAAGGGCGTCGAGATCGGCAATGGTTTTGAGGCGGCCCGCATCACCGGCGAAGAGAATGCCGACGAGATGCGCATGGGCAATGACGGCAAACCGGTCTTCCTGTCCAACAATGCCGGCGGCATCCTCGGCGGCATCTCAACCGGGCAGGCGATCGTCGCCCGCTTCGCCGTCAAGCCGACGTCTTCTATTCTGACCCCACGCAGATCGATCGACAAGGACGGCAACGACGTCGAGATCATGACCAAGGGCCGCCACGATCCATGCGTCGGCATCCGTGCCGTGCCGATCGGCGAGGCGATGGTTGCCTGCGCCATTGCCGATCATTATCTGCGTCATCGGGGACAGACGGGGAAGGGAGTAGGGCAGTAG
- a CDS encoding DUF1344 domain-containing protein: protein MRTLIGAVAAALLISTAAFAGQTEGLIKNVDKDALTLTLEDGKSYKLNAETDLDALKPGMDIVIAYDVTNGENVVTDMELPDTE, encoded by the coding sequence ATGCGTACCCTGATTGGCGCTGTTGCCGCCGCGTTGCTGATTTCCACCGCCGCTTTCGCCGGTCAGACCGAAGGCCTGATCAAAAACGTCGACAAGGACGCGCTGACGCTGACGCTGGAAGATGGCAAGTCCTATAAGCTGAACGCCGAAACCGATCTCGATGCGCTGAAGCCGGGCATGGATATCGTGATCGCCTATGACGTGACGAATGGCGAGAACGTCGTCACCGACATGGAACTGCCGGATACCGAGTAA
- a CDS encoding histidine phosphatase family protein, which yields MYPLVYIVRHGQTQWNADFRLQGQADTDINALGREQATKNGRHLAEFVHNPEDFDFVASPMRRTRETMERIRAAMKLDPHAYRTDPRLVEVNFGDWQGFTFAELETHNPGSTTARGFDKWNFQPPGEGAESYQMLLERIKPWLDALDRQTVCVTHGGVMRTLFRLVEGVSENKAASLNVPHDRVLRLKDGHLEWL from the coding sequence ATGTATCCGCTCGTCTACATCGTGCGCCACGGCCAGACGCAGTGGAACGCTGACTTCCGGCTGCAAGGGCAGGCCGATACAGACATAAACGCGCTCGGCCGCGAGCAGGCGACTAAAAATGGCCGCCATCTGGCTGAATTTGTCCACAACCCCGAAGATTTCGACTTTGTCGCCAGCCCGATGCGCCGCACGCGCGAGACGATGGAGCGCATCCGTGCGGCGATGAAGCTCGATCCGCATGCCTATCGCACCGATCCGCGCCTGGTCGAAGTGAACTTTGGCGACTGGCAGGGCTTCACCTTTGCCGAACTCGAGACGCACAATCCCGGCTCGACCACGGCGCGCGGCTTCGACAAATGGAATTTCCAACCGCCGGGCGAAGGCGCCGAGAGCTACCAGATGCTGCTCGAACGAATAAAGCCGTGGCTCGATGCGCTCGACCGCCAGACGGTCTGCGTCACCCATGGCGGCGTCATGCGGACCCTGTTTCGTCTGGTGGAAGGTGTTTCCGAAAACAAGGCAGCGAGCCTGAACGTGCCGCACGATCGCGTGCTCAGGCTAAAGGACGGACACCTGGAGTGGCTTTAG
- the fabI gene encoding enoyl-ACP reductase FabI, with translation MAGGQGIMAGKRGLILGVANNRSIAYGIAKACVDHGAEIALTYQGEAFKKRVEPLAAELGAYVAGHCDVTDPASLDEVFGNVAKHWGKLDFLVHAIAFSDKDELTGRYVETTRDNFLRTMDISVYSFTTIAKRAETLMTDGGSLLTLTYYGAEKVMPHYNVMGVAKAALEASVRYLAVDLGGKKIRVNAISAGPIKTLAASGIGDFRYILKWNEYNSPLKQTVTQEEVGDSGVYFLSDLSRGVTGEIHHVDSGYHVVGMKAVDAPDISTVKE, from the coding sequence ATGGCGGGTGGACAGGGCATTATGGCCGGCAAGCGCGGGCTTATCCTTGGCGTCGCGAATAACAGGTCGATCGCCTATGGCATCGCCAAAGCCTGCGTCGACCATGGTGCCGAGATCGCGCTGACCTATCAGGGCGAGGCGTTCAAGAAGCGCGTCGAGCCGCTAGCGGCGGAACTGGGCGCCTATGTCGCCGGCCATTGCGACGTGACCGATCCGGCGAGCCTCGATGAGGTTTTCGGCAATGTCGCCAAGCACTGGGGCAAGCTCGATTTCCTCGTCCACGCCATCGCCTTTTCCGACAAGGACGAACTGACCGGCCGTTATGTCGAGACGACCCGCGACAATTTCCTGCGCACCATGGACATTTCGGTCTATTCCTTCACCACCATCGCCAAACGCGCCGAGACGCTGATGACCGATGGCGGCTCGCTGCTGACGCTGACCTACTACGGTGCGGAAAAAGTGATGCCGCACTACAACGTCATGGGTGTTGCCAAGGCGGCGCTGGAAGCCAGCGTGCGCTACCTGGCCGTCGACCTCGGCGGAAAAAAGATTCGCGTCAACGCCATCTCCGCCGGGCCGATCAAGACGCTTGCCGCATCCGGCATCGGCGACTTCCGCTACATCCTGAAGTGGAACGAATACAATTCGCCGCTGAAGCAGACGGTCACCCAGGAGGAGGTCGGCGATTCCGGCGTCTATTTCCTGTCCGACCTGTCACGTGGCGTCACTGGCGAAATCCACCATGTCGATTCCGGCTACCATGTCGTCGGCATGAAGGCGGTCGACGCGCCGGACATTTCGACCGTCAAGGAATAA
- a CDS encoding J domain-containing protein — protein sequence MRDPYEVLGVAKNASAKDIKSAYRKLAKKHHPDQNPNDPKAKDRFAAANQAYEIVGDEKNRAAFDRGEIDGDGKPRFQGFEGAAGGGGDPFAGFRRQQGAGGSRFEFRSGRPGGDPFDGNSDIFSQIFGDAFSGQRGAGTGDRRQAPVGADLNVTLDVTIEEAATAEKVTAIFPDGRKVAVKLPAYVEDGQTIRLKGQGEQGPGQPGDALVKIHIRRHPRYRIEGRDLHADLPVPLADAVLGAKVPVETPTGKLAVNVPAWSSSDKVLRLKGRGLPEKAGGHGDLYAHVRLMLPEGGDSELEALMRSRKG from the coding sequence ATGCGCGACCCCTATGAGGTGCTGGGCGTTGCCAAGAACGCATCGGCCAAGGACATAAAATCGGCGTACCGCAAACTCGCCAAGAAGCATCATCCGGACCAAAATCCGAATGATCCCAAGGCGAAGGACCGTTTTGCCGCCGCCAATCAGGCTTACGAGATCGTCGGCGACGAGAAGAACCGCGCGGCTTTCGATCGCGGCGAGATCGACGGCGACGGCAAGCCGCGTTTCCAGGGCTTTGAGGGTGCCGCCGGCGGTGGCGGCGATCCCTTCGCCGGCTTTCGCCGTCAGCAAGGCGCGGGCGGCTCGCGATTCGAGTTCCGCTCGGGCCGTCCGGGCGGCGATCCGTTCGACGGCAACAGCGATATCTTCAGCCAGATCTTTGGCGATGCCTTCTCCGGGCAGCGCGGCGCCGGCACGGGCGATCGCCGTCAGGCGCCGGTCGGCGCCGACCTCAATGTGACGCTTGACGTCACCATCGAGGAAGCGGCAACCGCGGAGAAGGTGACGGCGATCTTCCCTGACGGCCGCAAGGTTGCGGTCAAGCTGCCGGCCTATGTCGAGGACGGCCAGACCATCCGGCTGAAGGGGCAAGGCGAGCAAGGGCCGGGGCAGCCGGGCGATGCTCTGGTCAAGATTCACATCCGCCGCCATCCGCGCTACCGCATCGAGGGCCGCGACCTGCATGCCGATCTGCCGGTGCCTCTGGCGGATGCGGTGCTGGGCGCCAAGGTGCCGGTCGAGACGCCGACCGGCAAGCTTGCGGTCAACGTTCCCGCCTGGTCGAGCTCCGACAAGGTTTTGCGGCTGAAGGGCAGGGGTTTGCCGGAAAAAGCCGGCGGTCACGGCGATCTCTACGCCCATGTGCGGCTGATGCTGCCGGAGGGCGGCGACAGCGAACTCGAAGCGCTGATGCGCAGCCGAAAAGGCTGA
- a CDS encoding RT0821/Lpp0805 family surface protein, whose translation MSRIAQAFDSRQWGVIASASARAAIVAAALPLAACGAGGFSLEKAEVDRSILTSTAPDPTAPLDQDRASDQTTIRNAVSSADIEQLAGQAVPWANSGTGSRGSITELVELKDNGQTCRRFTASRESFDGVALFKGEVCLAGAGAWRVQDFKAL comes from the coding sequence TTGTCGCGTATCGCGCAAGCTTTTGACAGCAGGCAATGGGGCGTTATCGCTTCGGCCAGTGCCAGGGCTGCGATCGTGGCGGCCGCCTTGCCGCTTGCGGCTTGCGGGGCAGGCGGCTTCAGCCTGGAGAAGGCCGAGGTCGACCGTTCGATCCTCACCTCAACAGCACCTGATCCGACCGCACCGCTCGATCAGGATCGCGCCTCCGACCAGACCACGATCCGCAACGCCGTGTCTTCCGCCGACATCGAGCAACTTGCCGGGCAGGCTGTGCCCTGGGCGAACTCCGGCACCGGTTCGCGCGGTTCCATCACCGAACTGGTGGAACTCAAGGACAATGGCCAGACGTGCCGCCGCTTCACCGCCTCGCGCGAAAGCTTCGACGGCGTCGCTCTGTTCAAGGGTGAAGTCTGCCTGGCCGGCGCCGGCGCCTGGCGCGTGCAGGACTTCAAGGCGCTCTGA
- the pdxH gene encoding pyridoxamine 5'-phosphate oxidase: protein MRKTMSDTELTSGDFTEAAEPFRLFAAWLDDATKSEINDANGVALATVDADGMPDVRMVLLKGFDEGGFVFYTNFESAKGREILGSMKAAMCFHWKSLRRQVRVRGPVEIVSDAEADAYYATRPRGSRIGAWASKQSRPLESRFALEKAVAEYTARYPIGEIPRPKHWSGFRIVPQTIEFWHDRPFRLHDRLVFSRDAKGGWDKERLYP, encoded by the coding sequence TTGAGAAAAACTATGAGTGACACAGAGTTAACAAGTGGTGACTTTACCGAGGCTGCAGAGCCGTTCCGGCTCTTTGCCGCATGGCTCGACGACGCGACCAAGAGCGAGATCAACGATGCCAACGGCGTGGCGCTGGCGACGGTCGATGCCGACGGCATGCCGGATGTGCGGATGGTGCTGCTCAAGGGGTTCGATGAAGGTGGGTTTGTCTTCTACACGAATTTCGAGAGCGCCAAGGGCCGCGAGATTCTTGGCAGCATGAAGGCTGCGATGTGTTTCCACTGGAAATCGCTGCGCCGGCAGGTGCGGGTGCGCGGGCCGGTGGAGATCGTCAGCGATGCCGAAGCCGACGCCTATTATGCGACGCGTCCGCGCGGCAGCCGCATCGGCGCCTGGGCCTCGAAACAGTCGCGGCCGCTGGAAAGCCGCTTTGCGCTGGAAAAGGCCGTTGCCGAATACACGGCGCGCTATCCGATCGGTGAGATTCCACGGCCAAAGCACTGGTCGGGTTTTCGCATCGTGCCACAGACGATAGAGTTCTGGCACGACCGGCCGTTCCGGCTGCACGACCGCCTCGTCTTCAGCCGCGACGCAAAAGGCGGCTGGGACAAGGAGCGGCTTTATCCGTAG
- a CDS encoding crotonase/enoyl-CoA hydratase family protein yields MTDHILVERQGAIQIIRMNRPDKKNALTRAMYATMSAALAEGDTDPAIRVHVFLGVPGAFSSGNDLADFMVIATGGEGGTEVWDFLMALAKVEKPVVSGVDGIAVGIGTTLNLHCDLTFATPRTMFRTPFVDLGLVPEAGSSLLAPQVLGRQGAFALLALGEGFSAERAKAAGLIYEVVEEDALEASVLAAAGQIAAKPPQALKIARDLMRGSREDLVARIGQESAHFRERLKSDEARAALTAFMTRKKG; encoded by the coding sequence GTGACTGACCATATCCTCGTCGAGCGCCAGGGCGCCATCCAGATCATCCGCATGAACCGACCGGACAAGAAAAACGCCCTGACGCGCGCCATGTACGCGACAATGTCGGCCGCCCTCGCTGAGGGCGACACTGATCCGGCCATCCGCGTCCATGTCTTCCTCGGCGTTCCCGGCGCCTTCTCCTCCGGCAACGACCTTGCCGATTTCATGGTGATCGCCACCGGTGGCGAGGGCGGCACCGAGGTCTGGGATTTCCTGATGGCGCTGGCCAAGGTGGAAAAGCCTGTGGTCTCCGGCGTTGACGGCATCGCGGTCGGCATCGGCACCACGCTCAACTTGCATTGCGACCTGACCTTCGCCACGCCACGCACGATGTTCCGCACGCCTTTCGTCGACCTTGGCCTGGTGCCCGAGGCGGGGTCGAGCCTGCTCGCCCCGCAGGTGCTGGGACGGCAAGGCGCCTTCGCGCTGCTTGCCCTTGGCGAGGGTTTTTCAGCCGAGCGGGCGAAGGCAGCCGGATTGATCTACGAGGTGGTAGAGGAGGACGCGCTCGAAGCCTCGGTGCTGGCTGCGGCCGGCCAGATCGCGGCCAAGCCGCCGCAGGCGCTGAAGATCGCCCGTGACCTGATGCGTGGCTCGCGCGAGGATCTCGTCGCCCGTATCGGGCAGGAGAGCGCCCATTTCCGCGAGCGCCTGAAATCCGACGAAGCCCGCGCTGCCCTGACGGCGTTCATGACCAGGAAGAAGGGCTGA